In Neorhizobium sp. NCHU2750, a single genomic region encodes these proteins:
- a CDS encoding capsular polysaccharide biosynthesis protein, with product MGAALESFAIRLQSYIGIELMTPSTPEAPEKSAHPSGMTTRLLLYARKVLRPKKPPLYVFGFSSWKTFITDWFPDYTVILAPTKLKPGQFDRHWKKKLVLDERSIVLSWQYKGPQQLKDFCEANSIPFYYVEDGFIRSLKLGALRTPPMSLTFDRQDMYFRSDKPTDLENILSNYDFDNDKQLIYRARNAISYMLNNGISKYNSGSSFNIESVYGQKSQKRVLVIGQVESDASIAYGCNRPFTNNDLVRLARRENPEADLIYKPHPEVLSGLASKLSDPNDVRPIAKILDDDVALSDSFQSIDHVYTITSLSGFEALLRGIKVTTIGCPFYSGWGLTDDRQPNLRRNRTLSVEEVFACAYILYPRYFDPQKKKYIEIEDALAIIDKMRAKAKS from the coding sequence ATGGGCGCAGCTCTAGAAAGTTTTGCGATTAGGTTACAAAGCTACATTGGTATTGAGTTGATGACCCCCAGTACGCCTGAAGCTCCAGAGAAGTCGGCTCATCCATCGGGAATGACCACGCGACTACTGCTCTACGCTCGAAAAGTGCTCCGGCCGAAAAAGCCGCCACTATACGTATTTGGTTTCAGCAGTTGGAAAACCTTCATAACCGATTGGTTTCCTGATTATACAGTCATATTAGCACCAACTAAACTAAAGCCTGGCCAATTTGATCGGCATTGGAAAAAGAAGCTCGTGCTCGACGAGCGAAGCATCGTTTTGAGTTGGCAATACAAGGGGCCGCAACAACTTAAAGATTTTTGCGAGGCAAACAGCATCCCATTCTACTATGTAGAGGACGGTTTTATCCGCTCGCTAAAGCTCGGCGCACTGCGCACCCCACCGATGTCCCTGACATTCGATCGTCAAGATATGTATTTTCGTTCCGACAAGCCTACAGATCTTGAGAATATTCTTAGCAACTACGATTTTGACAATGACAAGCAACTGATTTATCGCGCAAGGAACGCGATATCATACATGCTTAACAATGGGATAAGTAAATATAACTCTGGGTCATCTTTCAATATAGAATCCGTGTATGGACAAAAATCTCAAAAACGTGTTTTAGTGATTGGTCAGGTAGAGAGTGATGCCTCGATTGCTTACGGATGCAACAGGCCGTTCACGAACAATGACCTTGTACGACTTGCACGACGAGAGAACCCTGAAGCAGACCTAATATACAAGCCGCATCCAGAGGTTCTCAGCGGGTTAGCATCAAAGTTATCTGACCCTAATGATGTTCGACCAATCGCCAAAATATTGGATGACGATGTAGCTCTTTCTGATTCTTTTCAGTCCATCGATCATGTGTACACGATTACCTCGTTATCTGGCTTTGAGGCACTATTACGAGGAATCAAGGTCACAACAATAGGATGCCCTTTTTACTCGGGCTGGGGCTTAACTGACGACAGGCAACCAAACCTACGCCGGAACCGAACGCTTTCGGTGGAGGAGGTTTTTGCATGTGCCTATATTCTTTACCCTCGTTACTTTGACCCGCAAAAGAAAAAATACATCGAAATCGAGGATGCCCTCGCGATCATCGATAAAATGCGGGCTAAAGCAAAATCTTAA
- the traA gene encoding Ti-type conjugative transfer relaxase TraA, with protein MAIYHCSMKPVARSGGRSAVAAVAYRTASRLLNERDGLVHDFTAKRGVEHCEIVLPEGVEAEWASDRAALWNAVERAEKRKDSRVAREFELALPHELSRERQIALTRAFAQDLADRYGAAVDFAIHRPTGDTDIRNMHAHVMMTTREVTAEGLGDKTLIERENKWLLNNNQPTSHMQLRDIRQAWENHANRELARAGLDIRVDHRSHQERGLEIEPTEHMGVHASQMDRRGLGVSRVRNETEAAKKNAALIREKPEQALILITGEKSVFDRHDVARTLHRYIDDGQEFQNAFAAVMASPALVELRLGQDGELARYSTKEIVEIEQTMALRASEMRGVPRHGVNVENVAAALDVQDDAIKAGVAASLQRSVNDGRLSEQDRDRHIANAGLSQEQRAAVEHITGPEQIAAVLGFAGAGKSTILAAARDAWERQGYRVHGAALAGKAAEGLEESSGIASRTLASWDYGWQRGRAELGQQDIFVIDEAGMVSSRQLAMFVGEVQAKGAKLVLVGDHEQLQAIGAGSPFRAIVEQVGAVELSEIRRQKQEWQREASTAFATHRTKEGLEKYAERGDVRFLADRDAARAELVADYLADLDQHPAGSRIALAHRRVDVRAINADIREALQENGQLARGEGEQLRQDNKLGAERIYQTNDGKRSFAPGDRIVLLENNRDLGVKNGMLGTVLAVEPDAIQIQLDGNGLNRTRDVTLPIKSYQAFDHGYATTIHKSQGATVDRAFVMASATMDRHLTYVAMTRHRDEVRLYVGQDELKDIKALGATLGRSRAKETTLDYTKAFADRRGLFENINRSQIHVRLDPSQDHEATPSVAKVEPLVPAVTHYARTVEEVARAKAVPYLEQEVENLRQMAGNVYAHPSGVAAVLKSMIIGQKVDIKLLGRAAADVPEQFGPLLGKTGMFGDNRQRKAARRAARALGAHVGHAVEAWERQLDRERRREAWKREKQNMIEVPGLTPRSERILSELDAKPYEEKNAFLAKLAEAPEGKQALDEAEIIVSALRKRFGTSDRLDLLKNPEQLDQELAGRIDRVAEVVRIADQARRQELSRQYELAQTLSKGLTPGL; from the coding sequence ATGGCAATTTATCATTGCAGCATGAAGCCGGTGGCGCGCAGCGGCGGCCGCAGCGCCGTGGCAGCGGTGGCCTACCGTACCGCCAGCCGCCTTTTGAACGAACGCGACGGCCTTGTGCATGACTTTACCGCCAAGCGCGGCGTCGAGCATTGCGAAATCGTGCTGCCGGAAGGGGTGGAGGCGGAATGGGCAAGTGACCGTGCGGCGTTGTGGAATGCGGTGGAGCGTGCGGAGAAACGCAAAGATTCCCGCGTGGCTCGCGAATTCGAATTGGCACTGCCGCATGAACTGTCGCGAGAACGGCAGATTGCGCTGACTCGGGCATTCGCACAGGATCTCGCCGATCGGTATGGCGCCGCCGTCGATTTTGCCATTCACCGTCCGACCGGCGATACCGACATCCGCAATATGCATGCGCATGTGATGATGACGACGCGGGAGGTGACGGCCGAGGGCCTCGGCGACAAGACCCTGATCGAGCGCGAGAACAAATGGCTGCTCAACAACAATCAGCCGACCTCACACATGCAGTTGCGCGATATCCGCCAGGCTTGGGAGAACCACGCCAACCGCGAACTGGCGCGGGCCGGCCTCGATATCCGCGTCGATCATCGCTCGCACCAGGAGCGCGGCCTCGAGATCGAGCCGACCGAGCATATGGGCGTTCATGCCTCGCAGATGGACCGGCGCGGGCTTGGTGTGTCGCGTGTCCGCAACGAGACGGAGGCGGCGAAGAAGAATGCGGCGCTGATCCGGGAAAAACCGGAGCAGGCGCTGATACTGATCACCGGCGAAAAGAGCGTATTCGATCGTCACGACGTGGCGCGTACGCTGCATCGCTACATCGACGATGGTCAGGAATTCCAGAATGCCTTTGCCGCCGTCATGGCGTCGCCGGCACTGGTTGAGCTGCGACTGGGCCAGGATGGAGAACTGGCGCGCTATTCGACGAAGGAGATAGTGGAGATCGAACAGACCATGGCGTTGCGCGCATCCGAGATGCGGGGGGTACCACGCCATGGCGTCAACGTCGAAAACGTCGCGGCCGCTCTGGACGTGCAGGATGATGCAATCAAGGCGGGTGTCGCCGCATCACTTCAACGGAGCGTGAATGATGGACGCTTGTCCGAACAGGATCGCGACCGCCACATCGCCAACGCCGGCTTGAGCCAGGAGCAGCGTGCTGCCGTCGAGCATATCACAGGGCCGGAGCAGATCGCGGCTGTCCTTGGCTTTGCTGGCGCCGGCAAATCGACCATCCTGGCGGCGGCGCGAGATGCCTGGGAGCGGCAGGGATATCGCGTCCACGGTGCCGCACTTGCCGGCAAGGCGGCCGAGGGGCTTGAGGAATCGTCCGGCATAGCTTCACGGACATTGGCCTCATGGGATTATGGCTGGCAGCGGGGCAGAGCCGAGCTTGGCCAGCAGGATATCTTTGTCATCGATGAAGCTGGCATGGTCAGCAGCCGGCAGTTGGCGATGTTTGTCGGCGAGGTGCAGGCGAAGGGCGCCAAGCTGGTCCTGGTCGGCGATCACGAACAACTGCAGGCGATCGGCGCCGGCTCGCCATTCCGGGCGATCGTCGAGCAGGTTGGCGCCGTCGAGCTTTCAGAAATCCGTCGGCAGAAACAAGAATGGCAGCGGGAGGCATCTACCGCCTTTGCCACCCATCGGACGAAGGAGGGGCTCGAAAAGTATGCTGAGCGCGGCGACGTGCGTTTCCTTGCTGATCGGGATGCGGCGCGCGCGGAACTCGTTGCGGACTATCTTGCCGACCTCGATCAGCATCCGGCTGGTTCACGCATCGCACTGGCGCATCGTCGCGTTGATGTCAGAGCCATCAATGCCGACATTCGCGAAGCACTGCAGGAGAATGGCCAGCTGGCGCGAGGCGAGGGCGAGCAGCTGAGGCAGGATAACAAGCTGGGGGCAGAACGCATTTACCAGACCAATGACGGTAAGCGTTCATTCGCGCCTGGTGACCGCATCGTTCTGCTCGAGAACAATCGCGATCTCGGTGTGAAGAATGGTATGCTGGGAACGGTACTGGCCGTCGAGCCCGACGCAATACAGATACAGCTCGACGGTAACGGGCTGAACAGGACCCGTGACGTCACCCTACCGATCAAAAGTTACCAGGCCTTTGACCATGGTTACGCAACCACCATCCACAAATCCCAAGGGGCGACAGTCGACAGGGCTTTCGTGATGGCATCGGCGACCATGGATCGGCACCTCACCTATGTCGCAATGACCCGTCATCGAGACGAAGTCCGGCTTTATGTGGGGCAGGACGAGCTGAAGGACATAAAGGCGCTCGGTGCCACTCTTGGCCGATCCAGGGCCAAGGAAACGACGCTGGATTACACCAAGGCGTTTGCCGACCGGCGCGGGCTCTTCGAAAACATCAACCGCAGCCAGATCCATGTCCGGCTAGATCCGTCACAGGATCACGAGGCAACGCCGAGCGTTGCAAAGGTCGAGCCGCTGGTGCCGGCCGTCACCCACTATGCCAGGACGGTCGAGGAGGTCGCCCGGGCCAAGGCCGTGCCATATCTGGAGCAGGAGGTCGAAAACTTGAGGCAGATGGCCGGCAACGTCTACGCTCATCCGTCCGGTGTTGCTGCTGTCCTGAAGTCGATGATCATCGGGCAGAAGGTGGATATCAAACTGCTCGGTCGCGCCGCCGCGGATGTGCCGGAGCAGTTTGGCCCGCTCCTCGGCAAGACCGGCATGTTCGGTGACAACCGCCAGCGTAAGGCAGCCCGCCGTGCGGCCCGTGCGCTGGGCGCTCATGTCGGCCATGCCGTCGAGGCCTGGGAACGGCAGCTCGATCGGGAACGGCGCCGCGAGGCCTGGAAACGGGAAAAACAGAATATGATCGAGGTACCGGGGCTGACGCCTCGAAGCGAGCGCATCCTCAGTGAGCTTGATGCGAAGCCGTATGAAGAAAAGAATGCGTTCCTTGCGAAGCTTGCCGAGGCGCCAGAGGGGAAGCAGGCTCTGGACGAAGCGGAGATCATCGTATCGGCGCTGCGGAAGCGGTTTGGCACTTCCGATCGGCTGGATCTGCTCAAGAACCCGGAGCAGTTGGATCAGGAGCTTGCCGGCCGTATCGATCGGGTTGCCGAAGTGGTTCGTATTGCCGATCAAGCGCGTCGGCAGGAGTTGTCTCGGCAGTATGAGTTGGCGCAGACCCTCAGCAAAGGTTTGACGCCAGGGCTTTAA
- a CDS encoding mobilization protein — MVRKPITQRIAELEERRRVLITRLSKQERARDTRRKILIGALVLHRLESARDPAFSTRLRDWLRAELPGFLTRDGDSELFEDIIGPAQAEPSHDREESR; from the coding sequence ATGGTACGTAAACCGATCACGCAAAGGATTGCCGAACTTGAGGAGCGCAGACGGGTGCTGATAACGCGCCTGAGCAAGCAGGAGCGCGCCCGCGACACACGGCGAAAGATCCTCATCGGTGCGCTCGTCCTCCATAGGCTGGAGAGTGCCAGGGATCCGGCGTTTTCGACGCGCTTGCGTGACTGGCTGCGTGCCGAGCTTCCCGGTTTTCTGACAAGGGATGGTGACAGCGAGCTGTTCGAGGACATTATCGGGCCTGCGCAAGCTGAGCCGAGCCACGATCGGGAGGAAAGTCGATGA
- a CDS encoding type IV secretory system conjugative DNA transfer family protein, protein MSFSHILKSLFAAPFFALLCIIIGTVFSALILLINFAILVIGDFAPGRISEAAEIAARYFPIVLGILGALSAFMIDGPIPAVFGTARWADKKEKKQLTAGSDGLLIGRDPQSGDLLRYDGPAHLLTMAPTRTGKGVGTIIPNLLTANRSVICIDPKGENARVTGRARQMFGPVFYLDPFEVIGRPGSAFNPLDGLKADGMDIAEDVGTLADALVVDDPGMSGEAHWNEEARALIAGLLLHIVAAEPPGQRHLGTLRKHLTLASQTFSSLLADMQIMSDCNGLIARAANRHLGKSDREASGVLSAAQRHTHFLDSPRMTAVMARSDFAFADLKRRNATVFLVLPPDRLSTYSRWLRLLITQSLTDMARDATTPHQPVLYLLDEFAALGHLAPVERAMGLMAGYGVQLWPILQDIHQLRAAYGKRAGTFLSNAAVCQVFGVNDVETAELVGKAIGKTDAVYSTQSWGDGKTSTSQHISARDLINPDEIMRLPGDRMILLRQGQRPVWAKKLRYFEDAEFKGSL, encoded by the coding sequence ATGAGCTTTTCCCATATCCTCAAGTCGCTGTTTGCCGCGCCGTTCTTCGCGCTCCTCTGCATCATCATCGGAACGGTGTTTTCGGCGCTGATCCTGCTGATCAATTTTGCCATTCTGGTCATCGGTGATTTTGCACCTGGACGGATCAGCGAAGCGGCCGAGATTGCCGCCCGGTATTTTCCGATCGTGCTGGGCATTCTTGGCGCGCTCTCCGCTTTCATGATCGACGGTCCAATCCCTGCCGTGTTCGGGACGGCACGCTGGGCAGACAAGAAGGAGAAAAAGCAACTCACGGCCGGGAGCGACGGCCTACTGATCGGCCGCGATCCACAATCGGGTGATCTCTTGCGCTATGATGGGCCGGCGCATTTGCTAACCATGGCGCCGACCAGAACCGGCAAGGGCGTCGGCACCATCATTCCCAATCTGCTGACGGCCAATCGCTCGGTGATCTGCATCGATCCGAAGGGCGAGAATGCCAGGGTCACCGGGCGCGCGCGGCAGATGTTCGGACCCGTCTTCTACCTCGATCCGTTCGAGGTTATCGGGCGCCCCGGATCGGCATTCAATCCGCTCGATGGCCTGAAAGCCGACGGGATGGATATCGCGGAAGATGTCGGCACGCTCGCCGATGCCCTTGTGGTCGATGATCCCGGCATGTCCGGAGAGGCGCATTGGAACGAGGAGGCCAGGGCACTCATTGCCGGCCTGCTTCTTCATATCGTTGCTGCCGAGCCACCCGGCCAGAGACATCTCGGCACGCTCAGGAAACATCTGACGCTGGCGTCGCAAACGTTCTCGTCGCTACTCGCAGACATGCAGATCATGTCGGACTGCAACGGGTTAATCGCGCGTGCTGCCAACCGCCATCTCGGCAAGTCCGATCGAGAAGCTTCCGGCGTTCTGTCGGCGGCACAAAGGCATACGCATTTCCTTGACAGCCCGCGCATGACGGCGGTGATGGCGCGATCGGATTTTGCATTCGCGGACCTTAAACGAAGGAATGCCACGGTGTTTCTTGTGCTGCCGCCGGATCGCCTGTCGACTTATTCAAGATGGCTGCGGCTGCTGATCACCCAGAGCCTGACCGACATGGCGCGCGACGCGACCACGCCCCACCAGCCGGTGCTGTACCTCCTCGATGAATTCGCGGCTCTCGGTCATCTGGCACCTGTCGAGCGGGCCATGGGCTTGATGGCCGGTTATGGCGTGCAGCTATGGCCCATCCTGCAGGACATTCACCAGCTGCGCGCGGCCTACGGAAAACGCGCCGGCACATTTCTGTCGAACGCCGCCGTGTGCCAAGTGTTCGGGGTCAATGACGTGGAAACGGCAGAGCTTGTCGGCAAGGCGATCGGCAAGACCGATGCGGTTTACTCGACGCAGTCATGGGGAGATGGCAAAACCTCGACGTCGCAGCACATATCGGCGCGGGATCTGATCAATCCAGATGAAATCATGAGGTTGCCGGGGGACAGGATGATATTGCTGCGGCAAGGGCAACGGCCGGTTTGGGCGAAGAAATTGCGGTATTTCGAGGATGCGGAGTTTAAAGGATCGCTCTAG
- a CDS encoding transcriptional repressor TraM, translating into MKQAEDLFQGLPEEYQTGESRGGEQRLAYVEAELEMFTQAETVNLLVKMLGYIPELPEDEECPRD; encoded by the coding sequence ATGAAACAGGCCGAAGACCTCTTTCAGGGTCTGCCCGAAGAATACCAGACCGGAGAATCTCGAGGCGGCGAACAGCGTCTCGCCTATGTCGAGGCTGAACTCGAAATGTTCACTCAAGCGGAAACGGTCAACCTGTTGGTCAAGATGCTCGGCTATATTCCGGAACTGCCCGAAGATGAAGAGTGTCCTCGGGACTGA
- a CDS encoding ParA family protein: MPVITVANPKGGAGKSTCTLVLATSLAEQGASVIILDCDPNRAIKGWRAGASRNPVIVDGDVNESTITSKLDEYRRKFQFVFVDLEGTASRLMSRALARAQLVVIPIQASPTDAELAARAINLIHEEEQAFEKTIPYKILFTRTSPAIATKLERQITSQLTASDVPIFRNHLNERSAYKAMFFYQQDLTELDGREVNGLPAARDNAFRLAEELVNLVIDAKVAA, encoded by the coding sequence ATGCCTGTCATCACGGTGGCCAATCCTAAAGGTGGCGCGGGAAAGTCGACATGTACGTTGGTTCTTGCGACGTCTCTGGCTGAACAGGGAGCGAGCGTGATAATTCTCGATTGCGATCCGAACCGGGCCATCAAAGGATGGAGGGCGGGAGCTTCTAGAAATCCGGTGATCGTCGACGGTGATGTCAACGAGAGCACTATCACTTCAAAACTCGACGAGTACCGTAGAAAGTTTCAATTCGTATTCGTTGACCTCGAAGGCACTGCAAGCCGTCTTATGTCGCGAGCACTGGCAAGAGCTCAATTGGTTGTCATTCCCATTCAAGCTAGCCCAACGGATGCAGAGCTGGCCGCACGCGCCATTAACCTCATTCACGAAGAGGAGCAGGCTTTCGAGAAGACCATTCCCTACAAAATTCTGTTCACTCGAACCTCACCTGCAATCGCCACGAAGCTTGAGAGGCAGATCACCTCGCAACTCACTGCAAGCGATGTTCCAATTTTTAGAAACCACTTGAACGAACGGTCAGCATATAAGGCAATGTTCTTTTACCAGCAGGACCTGACCGAACTTGACGGTCGTGAGGTCAATGGTCTCCCTGCAGCGCGAGATAACGCTTTTCGTCTCGCTGAGGAACTTGTAAATTTGGTGATCGACGCGAAGGTGGCGGCATGA
- a CDS encoding tyrosine-type recombinase/integrase codes for MTKVRARRPNKYKGWQIFRDHDGEWRCYHRKTREKIDCQKFEPYSLAFDMEIHRINGLVGEKQTRPGTLGMLITKYRESTRFRNELAPRTRSDYQKCFDYLQAIEDTPLDRFNPPLIAKIRDKALEKHRFRFANYVRSVLSVIFDWGIEYGYTKDNPAAKVKPARRPKTLPDANRPWTDAERDTVLAALPTHMELPIALMMFYALDPQDALALPRTAITEKGLDTRRNKTGRPIYLPLFEPVEAAMERAPKHDAVTLCANSWGRPWTYNGFSTSWAKVKGKMETEGAIQPGLTLKGLRHTVATILAEMGKDNGTIALVLGHATEAMAKHYSRRADMTTRASAAVSDFEAELNKRKTKVVKPAV; via the coding sequence ATGACAAAAGTGCGAGCCAGACGTCCCAATAAGTACAAGGGATGGCAGATATTCAGGGACCATGACGGTGAATGGCGCTGCTATCACCGCAAAACCCGCGAGAAAATCGACTGCCAGAAATTCGAACCGTACTCGCTGGCCTTCGACATGGAGATCCATCGCATCAACGGATTGGTGGGTGAAAAGCAGACCAGACCAGGCACGCTCGGCATGCTGATCACCAAGTACCGCGAGAGCACAAGGTTTCGCAACGAGCTGGCGCCACGAACTCGGTCAGACTATCAGAAATGCTTCGACTACCTCCAGGCGATCGAAGACACGCCGTTAGACCGCTTCAACCCACCGCTCATCGCCAAGATCCGCGACAAGGCGCTAGAGAAGCACAGGTTCCGATTCGCAAACTACGTTCGCTCTGTGCTGTCCGTTATTTTCGACTGGGGCATCGAATATGGCTACACGAAAGACAACCCAGCAGCCAAGGTAAAACCCGCCCGCCGCCCTAAAACTCTGCCCGATGCAAATCGGCCATGGACGGACGCCGAGCGCGATACCGTGCTGGCAGCACTTCCGACCCACATGGAGCTGCCGATCGCTCTCATGATGTTCTACGCGCTGGATCCGCAGGACGCGCTGGCGCTACCAAGGACAGCTATAACGGAGAAAGGTTTGGATACACGGCGCAACAAAACGGGCCGCCCGATTTACCTGCCGCTGTTTGAGCCGGTGGAAGCGGCGATGGAGCGCGCTCCGAAACACGATGCCGTAACGCTCTGTGCTAACAGCTGGGGCCGTCCGTGGACCTACAATGGTTTCAGTACGAGCTGGGCGAAAGTGAAGGGCAAAATGGAGACCGAAGGGGCGATCCAGCCCGGCCTGACCTTGAAAGGCCTTCGGCACACCGTCGCAACCATTCTAGCCGAAATGGGCAAGGACAACGGCACCATCGCGCTGGTGCTAGGCCACGCCACCGAAGCTATGGCAAAACACTATTCGCGACGGGCGGATATGACGACACGAGCGTCGGCGGCGGTCAGCGATTTCGAGGCAGAATTGAACAAACGAAAAACGAAAGTTGTCAAACCAGCAGTTTGA
- the yacG gene encoding DNA gyrase inhibitor YacG: MASEPIKTGGKVEPLRKARPCPECGKPSSREDYPFCSERCRTLDLSRWLKGSYAIPVADDESKADDPDGRD, encoded by the coding sequence ATGGCATCAGAACCGATCAAGACGGGCGGCAAGGTCGAGCCTCTGAGAAAAGCCCGCCCCTGCCCCGAATGCGGCAAGCCTTCCTCACGCGAGGACTATCCGTTCTGTTCCGAGCGCTGCCGCACGCTCGACCTGTCGCGCTGGCTCAAAGGTTCCTATGCCATTCCTGTCGCCGACGACGAAAGCAAGGCAGACGACCCGGACGGACGTGACTGA
- a CDS encoding Maf-like protein, producing the protein MALEQKLILASGSPRRLDLLNQVGIEPARLMPMDIDETPKRAEHPRSLARRLSTEKAEASYRAIKDDPAWRHSYILSADTVVAVGRRILEKTEYTEEASAALHLLSGRGHWVYTGICLVTPGGQFRQKVVETKVRFKRLSTREIETYISSGQWRGKAGAYAIQGIAGAFVQKLVGSYSNVVGLPLYDVTTLLAGEGFDVAQGWPEA; encoded by the coding sequence ATGGCGCTCGAGCAAAAGCTGATACTGGCATCCGGTTCGCCGCGCCGCCTCGACCTCCTGAACCAGGTTGGCATCGAGCCTGCGCGGCTGATGCCGATGGATATAGACGAGACGCCGAAGCGGGCAGAACATCCGCGCTCGCTGGCACGGCGCCTTTCCACAGAGAAGGCGGAAGCCAGCTATCGGGCGATCAAGGACGACCCGGCCTGGCGACACAGCTATATCCTGTCTGCCGATACCGTCGTCGCCGTCGGGCGGCGCATCCTTGAAAAGACCGAATATACGGAAGAGGCATCGGCTGCGCTGCACCTCCTCTCCGGCCGCGGCCACTGGGTCTATACCGGCATCTGCCTCGTCACCCCCGGCGGCCAGTTCCGCCAGAAGGTGGTGGAAACGAAAGTGCGCTTCAAGCGGCTATCCACCCGCGAGATCGAGACCTACATCTCATCCGGCCAATGGCGCGGCAAGGCGGGTGCCTATGCGATCCAGGGCATTGCCGGCGCCTTCGTGCAGAAGCTCGTCGGTTCCTACAGCAACGTCGTCGGCCTGCCGCTGTATGACGTGACGACCCTGCTTGCCGGCGAAGGTTTCGACGTGGCGCAGGGCTGGCCGGAAGCCTGA
- the infA gene encoding translation initiation factor IF-1, producing MAKEEVLEFPGVVTELLPNATFRVKLENDHEIIAHTAGRMRKNRIRVLAGDKVLVEMTPYDLTKGRITYRFK from the coding sequence ATGGCTAAAGAAGAAGTCCTCGAATTTCCGGGCGTCGTCACGGAACTGCTGCCGAATGCGACCTTCCGGGTGAAGCTCGAAAACGACCACGAAATCATTGCCCATACCGCGGGCCGCATGCGCAAGAACCGTATCCGCGTTCTGGCCGGCGACAAGGTTCTTGTCGAAATGACGCCCTATGACCTGACCAAGGGCCGCATCACCTATCGCTTCAAGTAA
- a CDS encoding low molecular weight phosphatase family protein, which yields MCGQNSIRSPMAEAIAKSLLQPDIYIQSAGVRSGDPDPFVDVVLEEVGLSLAHNRPHKPRTLEEIEDDFFDLIVTLAPEAHHVALELTRSSPVDVVYWPTMDPTVVTGTRDQRLDAYREVRDHLWKLIDKRMKPIRRPPPASG from the coding sequence ATGTGCGGGCAGAACTCGATCCGCTCGCCGATGGCCGAGGCCATTGCAAAGAGCCTGCTGCAACCCGATATATATATCCAGTCGGCCGGTGTCCGTTCCGGCGACCCGGATCCCTTCGTCGATGTGGTGCTGGAAGAGGTGGGCCTTTCGCTTGCCCATAACCGGCCGCACAAGCCACGTACGCTGGAAGAAATCGAGGATGATTTCTTCGACCTGATCGTGACGCTGGCGCCCGAGGCCCATCACGTGGCGCTGGAACTGACCCGTTCCAGTCCGGTCGACGTGGTCTACTGGCCGACCATGGACCCGACCGTGGTGACCGGCACGCGCGACCAGCGGCTCGATGCCTATCGCGAGGTCCGTGACCATTTGTGGAAGCTGATCGACAAGCGGATGAAGCCCATCCGGCGGCCGCCACCGGCCAGCGGTTGA
- a CDS encoding UPF0262 family protein has product MATGEFRLCDVVLDDSIGRSTPDVEHERAVAIFDLVEENSFTPLGHQGGPYRLRLSLVNARLVLTITTEGDEDVATHILSLTPFRRIIKDYFMVCESYYEAIKTATPSRIEAIDMGRRGIHNEGSQTLMDRLDGKIGVDFDTARRLFTLVCVLYWRG; this is encoded by the coding sequence ATGGCCACGGGGGAGTTTCGTCTCTGCGATGTCGTCCTCGACGACTCGATCGGGCGCTCCACCCCCGATGTCGAGCACGAGCGCGCGGTGGCGATCTTCGATCTCGTCGAGGAAAACTCGTTCACCCCGCTCGGTCATCAGGGCGGGCCCTACAGGCTGCGTCTTTCGCTCGTCAATGCGCGGCTGGTGCTGACGATCACCACCGAAGGCGACGAGGATGTCGCCACTCATATTCTTTCGCTGACGCCGTTTAGGCGGATCATCAAGGACTATTTCATGGTCTGCGAGAGCTATTACGAGGCGATCAAGACGGCGACCCCTTCGCGCATCGAGGCGATCGACATGGGCCGGCGCGGCATCCATAACGAAGGTTCGCAGACGCTGATGGACCGGCTGGACGGCAAGATCGGCGTCGATTTCGACACCGCAAGGCGGCTGTTCACGCTCGTCTGCGTGCTTTACTGGCGCGGCTGA